From the genome of Symphalangus syndactylus isolate Jambi chromosome 13, NHGRI_mSymSyn1-v2.1_pri, whole genome shotgun sequence:
GTAATGTTTCCTTTGCAACCGTGGAATAGGATTAGAACCTGTCACTCCAGCACTGCAAAAGATGCACAGAGAATCAAAGGCCAAATCACCAAGCACCTCCAAAGGGCCAAGATCTGTGCTAGGATCAAGGGGAATGTGGACACTGCCTTGCATGGATTACAGCAGTGAAGAGGAGACAgaagcggctgaggcaggagaactacttgaacctgggaggcggagattgcagtgaactgagatcgtgccactacactccagcctggcaacagagcaagactctgtctcaaaaaaaaataaaaaataaaaaaataaaaaaataaatgaataaagcctcctaGGCAGGAAGCCACTTGAACTTGACACAGAAATAAGGTTAGGATAATCCCAAGTGGACTGAGAGGCACAGACAGTAAATGCTCTGACATATTAGAGGAATgggaaagaataataataaaaatatcaccaCCAGCAACAATAACAGGAACAGCACCTGAGTCTTACCCATCCTTCCTGTGTGCCTGCCTCATGCTGACAGGTTTACACGCCATGGGAAAGTGACTGAAACTCCCCAGCTCAGGAGCCAGACTCCTGAGATTTAAAACCAAATTCCTGAAATCAACGTGTAcctgctatgtgaccttggggacCTCATTTCATTTcgctgagcctcaatttccagGTCAACATAACCGTgtttcccacttcatcaagaatagtcaaggctgggcacggtggctcatgcctgtaatcccagcactttgggaggctgaggcacgtgaattacctgaggtcaggaattcgagacaagcctggccaacatggtgagaccccatctctactaaaaatacaaaaattagccaggtgtggtggcacaagcctgcaatcccagctactagaggggtgaggaaggagaatcgcttgaacctgggaggcagaggttgcagtaagccaagactgtgccactgcaccccagaacagagcgagactctgcctcaaaaaaaaaaaaaaaaaaaaaaaaaagtcaaaagaactaaagaaaaactgtttgtaggctgggcgcggtgattcacacctgtaatcccagcagtttggggggctgagatgggcagatcatgaggtcaggaaattgagaccatcctggccagcaaggtgaaaccccatctctactaaaaatacaaaaattagctgggtgtggtagtgtgtgcctgtagtcctagctactcgggaggctgaagcaggagaatcacttgaatgtcagacgcagaggttacagtgagccgagatcgcatcactgaactccggcctggcaacagagctagactccatcaaaaaaaaaaaaaaagaaagaaagaaagaaaaactgtttgtaaaaaaaaaaaaaaaaccactgaggCAAAGGCCACAGCATCTGAATTTACCATCATCATCTCTATGTCACACTCAGGGACCTGAGACCTGGGCCTCAGCCCTACCCTCAGCTCTACCAGTCTACCCAAAGTCTCAtgtcttcatgtctttttttttttttttttttttttaagatggtctcactctgtcaaccaggctggaatgcagtggcacaatgtcggctcaccgcagccctgacctcctgtggtctagtgatcctcccacctcagcctcctgcatagctgagaccacaggcacatgatGCCACGccagtctaattttttgtattttttgtacagatagggttttcccatgttgcccaggctggtcttgaattcctgggctcaggcagtccacctacctcggcctcccaaagtgcagagattacaggtgtgagccaccatgcccagcccaaagtcACAGGTCTTATCAACAGAGGCAGGATTTAAGCCCAGGGCCCTCTGGTCTGATTATGTAACCTGACATTTCTCTATTAGCAAAGTTAATGCAGTTAATGAGAAAGAAGCATTTTAAATCCATATATACATTTCAGCCACTCCCATGGACAAGGGCAGGGAAGTGTAGTCATCATCATCCACCTCACCAAAGAATCATCTGAGGTGGTGGCACCTGATCAGGTGTTAGGGCCTGGACCTGCTTCCAGGGAGAATTCACAATGAGCCATCGCTTCCTTTTCTACCTGAGTCCTACTAGCAGGTATCCCCGAGGCCAGAATATTCCATGAGCAAGCAACAAGAGTCACAGACGGCACAGCAGGTTGTAGCCATGAGAATATGGGCCCATCTGGAGATTACACCTATCCTGGCTGAGTAGGAGAGTACAATTCAGCAACATAACCATACAAACGTGCCCTCTCAGAATATGTCAGCAGGTAAGGGAGTAAGGGGAACCACACACAAAACCACCGTGGAAGCTACACAGGTCCCCTGAGAACTCCTTCAACAGCCAATATACCATTTTTTAAGTCTACACAGTTCCACCAGTATGAAAGGCCATGACTCCTCATGCCCAAGACCACTGGCTAGAAGGAGGCCTCATCTTGCAAAGGTTACTTTAGGTCTCACCCCCAGGCCTCCCTAACCACTTTGGGTAAAGAAGAGGATAAAAACAGGCTATGATGGTAGGCATACCAGTTGTTAGTTTCTGACTTAAGAAACTTAAGAGCTACAGCGATGTAAGGCAGGTAATAGAATGTATGTGACCCTCAAATTGCTCTTGTGTAAAACAATGATGACAATAGAACCTAATTCTAAAGAGTTCAGGATTaagccgggcgcagcggctcacacctgtaatcccggcactttgggagacccaggcgggtggatcacctgaggtcaagagttcaagaccagcgtggtcaacacagtaaaaccccgtctctactaaaaatacaaaaattagccaggcgtggtggcgcgcacctgtagttccagctactcaggaggctgaggcaggagaatcgcttgaacccagaaggcggaggttgcagtgagccgaggtcatgctactgcactccagcctgggtgacagaacaagactccgtctcgaaaaaaaaaaaaaaaaaattcaggattaAACGAGCTGAGGGTTAAATAATACCCACCGATCAGCCCACAGCAAAGACTCAATGACAGTCAGTTAATATCATtctttgcaattatttttctttgttcccaTTACATCCTTGACAAACTCAAATCCACAAGCTTCTTTAATACCATCAGATTCTCTACACAAAAATACCAGACTCTGGACAAGGGTGTAAGTTGCGACTTTAGCCGGAATTGCCAAAAAAGGCACCTCCAAATAGGTGACATCTGGACAGAGGCCAGAAGGATGTGAGACGGAGGCCCTGCAAAGTTACAGGGGCACTGTTCGAAGTAAAAGAAGTGCAAGGAGAAAGCCTGGAAAATGGAAGAGGACTCTGCACGGTCAGGTTGGTGGCTCTGAAGAGCAAAGGACCAGGGAAAACCGCAAAGAGACAAGGTCAGGGGTGGTTGGCCAGGTGGATGGGGTAGGGGCTGGCAGGCAACAGAGAAGGTTGGATTTAGGGGAAGTGTGATGAGATCCCTAGAAGGAGGCATCACTCCTTCAACCACGGAGGCCAACACTGTCGCAGGACTGCGGATAAAGGAAATGACAAGCCACGGCCATTTCTCTTAAACGATGGCGACAAAGAAAAATCCTGTGGCTGTCTTGGCTTCCAGCCTGCCCACGAGGCCTCCAGAAATAGCACAGCAGCAGCAAGGCCGCAACCTCATCCACTTACCTGCGCCGGAGCCATCCACGCCGCCGCCATCCCGGGAATGCCGCGGATCAGCCGACCACAGCCCTTCTCTGTCCTGGGCGGGGCGACCTCGGCTGACTTTCGCActccgagcctcagttttcccccgAAAAAAAATGCGCACAAGGCCCAAGGCGCAGCGTCGGGGCTGAGGAGACGGAGGGCGGCTGCGGAGGCCTAGGCCTCGGCGGGCGCCGGTGGGACACCTCGTTAGGGGAGAAGCGGGGCGTCAGGCTCCCGCCAAGACGCGGAGAAGGGGCGTAACCGCTTCACTACCCGTCCCTGCTCAGGCCGCAGAACGCGCCCACCCAGCGCTCTAGGCCCCACACTGTTTCAGGGCCAAACCGGCCCACGGAGATGACGTCACATGAAGAAGCGGAAGTCCCGCCTCCGCCGCCCTGGCCCGCAGAAAACGCTCCTGTCCTGGGCCGTCAATGGCCCAGAGTCCGCGGCCGACGCAAGGGGTAGTGCCTTCTGGGTAGTGCAGTTTTTCCCTTACATCTACCGGGTGTGGGAACTCACCCAGCGCATCCAACTGCACGTAAGTGCGCACCAGAACCCCCGCGTCGTCTTAGGGCTGCCGCTTCAGTACAGGCACAAGTCGGAGGGTCGAAAGGTCCCTTCTAGCTCAGGAAAATCGAGGTCAGGAGGCGGGGATATTCGCCCCGATTCAGACCCCGAACAAAGGTGCTTACCCTGCTGTGGGCTGGGCCCGCGACTTCTCGCTTGCTTTGCCTCTTTTCTGGATCTTTTCatagaagaaaaggataaatgaGCAGTTAAAATTGCCACCCAAAGGAGGACGCCTGACAGTGTGCCCAGCCTGCTGGGAAAGGACAGACCGCCCTCTATTGGGCCTCCTTTGGCCGGGCCCAGCCTTCGTAGGATGCAGGGACTTCCGGGTGATGTAATAGGCTTCGCGTTCGCCACGTGTGGACTTCCCGTACCCTGAGGTGGGGAGGCTGCTAGTGGAGCAGGCTTGCAGGGAAGTCCAGTACTCCCATTTCAAGCATGATCAGTTTGAAACGTCAGTAAGACCACAAAGCATAGTGCCATATACTCAACCTATGATTCAACATTGGCGGAGGGTTTGAGCGTGGATATATAAATTTGAGAGTTGTTACTGTAAACTGATACTTCAAGTCATGATATTGGGTGAGGCTGTGAAAAGAAGGAGCGTAGATGGATAAGTGACGGGAAAGTGGGGAACCCTGGCCCAACCCAGCATTAACTGGTTGCAGACAGGAGAGTTTATAAAGTCTTGTTAGGAATTTTAACAATCCTAGACTATGCAAAGATTATCTATATTATGCGAAGTCTTAGGAGTCCccatcagtaatttttttttcttttcatgactATGAAAGTGAGAGAATAAAGTCCAGCTTTCAATGGTTTGACGATATATATggttaagaaaatagaaacaaggtGTGCAGAAAGTACTCTCCaagatatttaattttgagaTTGAAAATAGTCAAGGAATGGAGATGGGGTCAATTTCCTACACGATGCTGTACTTTTGGAGATATGTTTTTGGCTAAATTAGTGTGCAAAGAACACTGTTATTCATCATTGGCaatagtaatttttgaaaattgataaAGACATCATTCTCTTTTTAACATATTTGTgactcttaaatatatatatatatatatattttttttttttgagatggagtcactcttgttgcccaggctggagagcagtggcacagtctccactcactgcaacctccgcctcccgggttcaagtgattctcctgcctcagcctcccgagtagctgggattacaggtgtgcgccaccatgcctggctaattttgtatttttagtagagacagggtttttccatgttgttcaggctggtctcaaactcccgacctcaggtgatccacccgcctcgtcctcccaaagtgctgggattacagatgtgcaccaccccCTCCGGCCAGACTCTTATAATCAAATTTAAATGGTTTTTTCAGAGGCAtatgaaccagagcaactctatcttaaataggagctgggtaaaatgaagcTAAAACCTAttaggctgcattcccagacagttaaggcattctgagttacaggatgagataggaggtcagcacaaaatacagatcataaagaccttgctgataaaacaggttgcagtaacaGAACTGGCCAaaaccaccaaaaccaaaatggtgacaagagtgacctctggtcgtcctcactgctacactcccaccagtgccatgacagtttacaaatgccatggcaatgtcagggagttaccctatgtggtctgaaaaggggaggcatgaataatacaccccttgtttagcatgtcaccaagaaataaccataaacatGGGcacccagcagccctcagggctgctgtgtctatggagtagccattctttattcctttactttcttaataaacttgctttcactt
Proteins encoded in this window:
- the LOC129461095 gene encoding uncharacterized protein isoform X2, whose translation is MKKRKSRLRRPGPQKTLLSWAVNGPESAADARGSAFWVVQFFPYIYRVWELTQRIQLHGNGATSQITGTTQRRGTQKPGVPAKGLIMKKYQTNAN